In Melanotaenia boesemani isolate fMelBoe1 chromosome 7, fMelBoe1.pri, whole genome shotgun sequence, a single window of DNA contains:
- the p2ry4 gene encoding P2Y purinoceptor 4, with product MTEIASRNSSAHNQSDLFMSVFNSSCRFNEEFKYILLPVSYSLVFIVGITLNATALWMFSKIRPWKPITVYMFHLALSDFLYVLSLPTLIYYYANRSHWPFGVAACKAVRFLFYANLYCSILFLTCISVHRYLGICHPIKALTLLKSRHAHLVCGIVWGAVTVCLVPNLIFVTTSRRDNDTLCHDTTRQEAFEEYVDYSSVVMVLLFGIPFMVIVVCYCLMARALCRPRRGLSASQQSHSRQKSIKLIIIVLVVFAVSFVPFHITRTLYYTSRVLDLNCEFLNIVNFTYKITRPLASVNSCIDPILYFLAGDHYRSKFMSALSRRRGMTSSQAPEQAQSQPNSNCSIGLVNKNS from the coding sequence ATGACGGAAATTGCCAGTAGAAACTCCAGTGCACACAACCAGTCAGATTTGTTCATGTCTGTCTTCAACTCTAGTTGTCGCTTTAATGAGGAGTTCAAATACATCCTGCTTCCTGTGTCCTACAGTCTGGTGTTTATTGTTGGCATCACACTCAATGCTACAGCTTTGTGGATGTTCTCAAAGATACGTCCATGGAAACCCATTACAGTGTACATGTTCCACCTTGCCCTGTCGGACTTCCTGTACGTCCTCTCCCTGCCCACTCTCATCTACTATTACGCCAACCGCAGTCACTGGCCCTTTGGTGTTGCTGCCTGCAAAGCTGTTCGCTTCCTCTTCTATGCCAACCTCTACTGCAGCATCCTCTTCCTCACCTGCATCAGTGTGCATCGTTATCTTGGCATCTGCCATCCTATCAAGGCTCTGACCCTGTTGAAGTCTCGTCATGCCCACCTGGTGTGTGGCATTGTGTGGGGTGCAGTGACTGTGTGCCTGGTGCCCAACCTCATCTTTGTCACCACCTCCAGGAGGGACAATGACACCCTGTGCCATGACACAACTAGGCAGGAAGCCTTTGAGGAATACGTGGACTACAGCTCTGTTGTCATGGTGCTGTTGTTTGGCATCCCATTCATGGTCATTGTGGTGTGTTACTGCCTGATGGCGCGGGCCCTGTGCCGGCCCAGAAGGGGATTATCTGCCAGCCAGCAGAGCCACTCACGTCAGAAATCCATCAAGCTCATCATCATAGTGCTGGTGGTTTTTGCAGTAAGTTTTGTCCCATTTCACATCACACGGACCCTCTACTACACATCTCGTGTGCTGGATCTGAACTGTGAATTCCTCAACATTGTAAACTTTACGTACAAAATCACCAGGCCGCTGGCAAGCGTCAACAGTTGCATTGATCCCATTCTTTATTTTCTGGCTGGGGATCATTACCGATCCAAATTCATGTCTGCTCTGTCAAGAAGAAGAGGGATGACAAGTAGCCAAGCACCTGAACAGGCACAAAGTCAGCCGAACAGTAACTGCAGTATAGGTCTTGTAAATAAGAACTCGTAA
- the inppl1b gene encoding inositol polyphosphate phosphatase-like 1b isoform X2, with protein MFLEKLKNLNTSNTAAEVIGLLGDYLFSELPLDIENVHKGATTLYHLKCTLGAACQGLNSEIDLTLSSLETLAKVFDHPSCSLTPTKPQSPEMEFDSLLCKISALISLLSSLEKKVLKALQDAVTNHNLAVQPSPSPPEPNPTTVTPARNNTRQLPVHSFQVKIVRYGRQTVSVDVDTGVLLFDRKAGSFGIERITHDRILQIVKFQSSPAKVRLVVDSHHNTPQDMTFESPRKCDSFCHLLLLMKSRHSQWSEPDVVSVFVGTWNMGGSPPPRSLQSWVTCCGLGHTPDESTALLPHDIYALGTQENPQGEKEWTEHIKATLRSYTQIEFKQVAVQSLWNMRLAVFVKPEHESRISHVNTASVKTGLGNTLGNKGAVGVSLQFSGTSFGFVNCHLTSGSEKVIRRNQNFVDILRLLSLGDKQLSAFDISMRFTHLFWCGDLNYRLDLDVQDILKHVSKREFEELMCADQLTRERQKKKAFPNFKEEKITFPPTYRYERGSRDCYLWQKYKTSGVRVNVPSWCDRILWKSYPETHIICTAYGCTDDIFTSDHSPVFATFQVGVMTPCSSKTDSNPSVERAWIELEGIEAIVKTASKAKFFIEFHSSCLEETRRSSENDSQSCDVPGFLKLGWSFKQLPKLFPVMSDMEHLQGQHLLFSVKSCDGFESYGECCVALRSLTGASEQFETFLSHRGEEMGSIRGRVRVHVPKERRATRQKIYELFSFEKNDKGAGRGQMSSATARIPVTRPSGVPLKLTPSSYTNPAYFIFEGISVPRRAEEVLPQRRDPQVIWSGNEALQLPKVSGRQGFDKRPCHRSDFTEIEIPAILPQCTPARDIHTSPTNSSYQLFPAKNPSPIPPPSCNAIPQYQERTSQPREKYQGKVNYVQDSVQPECNVRNLYMNHSAVIRDKVRRDHIQPLPAGANAIQAAKSSALPYNPTHLAHHQGSVPWLVEKQSPGPTGDNSLTALQIAKSLSEVDFFPLVQRGPSILGPSMHGDRNYSWEKEVSVLKCAPETVRELLSTLGLQKYTLGLSLNGWDDLDYFSGITEEDLCAAGVANPSHRRRILENLPRNWN; from the exons ATGTTCCTGGAGAAGCTGAAAAACCTGAATACATCCAA taCAGCAGCCGAGGTGATTGGCCTTCTCGGTGACTACCTCTTCAGTGAGCTGCCTCTTGATATTGAAAATGTGCATAAAGGAGCAACAACCTTGTACCACCTCAAGTGTACTCTGGGAGCTGCCTGCCAAGGCTTAAACAG TGAGATTGATTTGACTCTCTCAAGTCTGGAAACATTGGCCAAAGTCTTCGACCACCCTAGCTGCTCTTTAACACCCACAAAGCCACAG AGTCCAGAGATGGAGTTTGACAGCCTGTTGTGCAAGATCTCAGCCTTGATCAGCCTCCTTTCTTCATTGGAGAAGAAG gttttaaaagcattacaagATGCAGTGACCAATCACAATCTGGCAGTGCAGCCGAGCCCATCCCCTCCTGAACCAAACCCCACCACTGTAACACCTGCAAGGAACAACACCAGACAGCTGCCTGTCCACTCCTTTCAG GTAAAGATAGTGAGGTATGGCAGGCAAACTGTTTCTGTGGATGTGGACACAGGAGTGCTGCTTTTTGACAGGAAGGCTGGCTCGTTTGGTATTGAGAGGATCACGCATGACAGAA TTCTTCAGATTGTCAAGTTCCAGAGCAGTCCAGCCAAGGTTCGATTGGTGGTTGACAGTCACCACAACACACCACAGGACATGACGTTTGAAAGTCCTCGG AAATGTGACTCCTTCTGCCACCTGCTTCTACTGATGAAGTCCAGGCACTCTCAGTGGAGTGAGCCGGATGTGGTCTCTGTGTTTGTTGGCACATGGAATATGG GTGGTTCTCCTCCCCCTCGAAGCCTGCAATCCTGGGTGACCTGCTgtggtttgggacacacccctGATGAGTCGACAGCTTTGCTCCCTCATGACATCTATGCACTGGGGACTCAGGAAAACCCTCAGGGGGAAAAAGAGTGGACCGAACATATCAAAGCAACCCTTCGCAGCTATACTCAGATTGAGTTCAAACAG GTGGCAGTGCAATCCCTCTGGAATATGAGGCTTGCTGTGTTTGTAAAGCCGGAGCATGAGAGTCGCATCAGCCATGTGAACACAGCCAGCGTGAAGACTGGACTGGGAAACACATTGG GAAACAAGGGAGCAGTCGGGGTCTCCCTCCAGTTCAGTGGGACATCTTTTGGCTTTGTTAACTGCCACCTGACATCTGGGAGCGAGAAAGTAATAAG GAGGAATCAGAACTTTGTGGATATCCTCAGACTGCTCTCTCTGGGTGACAAACAGCTTAGTGCCTTTGACATCAGTATGCGCTTCACTCATCTCTTCTGGTGTGGAGATCTCAACTACAGGCTTGACTTGGACGTACAG GACATCCTGAAACATGTATCCAAAAGAGAATTTGAGGAGCTCATGTGTGCAGACCAGCTGACCCGAGAAcgacaaaagaaaaaggcctTTCCTAATTTCA AGGAAGAGAAGATCACATTTCCACCCACTTATCGGTATGAAAGGGGCTCTCGAGACTGCTACCTTTGGCAAAAATACAAGACGTCAGGG GTGCGGGTCAATGTTCCGTCATGGTGTGACAGGATTCTGTGGAAGTCCTACCCTGAAACACACATCATCTGCACTGCATATG GTTGCACAGACGACATCTTCACAAGTGATCACTCACCTGTTTTTGCCACTTTCCAAGTGGGAGTGATGACACCATGCAGCTCCAAAACAG ATTCAAACCCCAGTGTGGAGAGGGCCTGGATTGAGCTTGAAGGCATCGAGGCCATAGTAAAGACAGCGAGCAAGGCTAAGTTCTTCATCGAGTTTCACTCATCGTGCCTTGAAG AGACGCGACGCTCCAGTGAGAATGACTCACAGAGCTGTGATGTACCAGGGTTTCTTAAACTAGGCTGGTCCTTCAAACAGCTACCAAAG CTTTTTCCAGTTATGTCTGACATGGAGCATCTTCAGGGCCAACACCTGCTGTTTTCTGTAAAGTCCTGTGATGGGTTTGAGTCATACG GTGAATGTTGTGTAGCGCTGCGCTCGCTGACTGGTGCGTCAGAGCAATTTGAGACATTTTTGAGTCACCGAGGTGAGGAGATGGGCTCCATACGAGGACGGGTCAGAGTCCATGTGCCCAAAGAAAGACGGGCAACGCGGCAGAAGATCTATG AGTTGTTCTCTTTTGAGAAAAATGATAAAGGTGCTGGGAGGGGACAAATGTCTTCTGCAACAGCACGGATCCCAGTAACCAG GCCCTCTGGAGTCCCTCTTAAACTTACTCCAAGCAGCTACACCAACCCTGCCTACTTCATCTTTGAAGGCATATCAGTCCCACGCAGAGCGGAGGAGGTTCTTCCCCAGCGAAGAGACCCTCAGGTGATCTGGTCCGGTAATGAGGCCTTGCAGCTCCCAAAAGTCTCAGGTCGTCAGGGCTTTGACAAGAGACCCTGTCACAGATCAGACTTTACAGAAATAGAAATTCCAGCCATTCTGCCTCAGTGCACACCAGCCAGAGACATCCATACATCCCCAACCAACTCTTCCTATCAGCTTTTCCCAGCCAAAAACCCATCTCCAATCCCTCCACCCTCATGTAATGCCATCCCACAGTACCAAGAGCGGACTTCTCAGCCTAGAGAAAAATACCAAGGAAAAGTAAATTATGTTCAAGACTCTGTCCAACCTGAATGCAATGTTAGGAACTTGTACATGAATCACTCAGCAGTCATCAGGGATAAAGTCAGAAGGGATCATATCCAGCCTCTTCCAGCAGGAGCCAATGCTATCCAAGCAGCCAAGTCATCAGCTCTTCCCTACAATCCCACTCACTTGGCACACCATCAGGGCTCTGTTCCCTGGCTTGTTGAAAAGCAGTCACCTGGACCCACAGGAGACAACTCCCTCACTGCTTTGCAGATTGCCAAGTCCCTCAGTGAAGTTGACTTCTTCCCTTTAGTGCAGAGAGGTCCATCGATACTCGGCCCTTCAATGCATGGAGACAGAAACTACAGCTGGGAAAAAGAG GTGTCCGTCCTCAAATGTGCACCAGAGACTGTGCGGGAGCTTCTTAGTACTCTGGGTCTTCAAAAATACACTCTGGGACTTAGCCTTAATGGCTGGGATGATCTGGACTATTTCAG TGGCATCACTGAAGAGGATCTGTGTGCTGCAGGAGTAGCAAACCCTTCACACCGACGCAGGATCCTGGAGAACCTACCCAGGAATTGGaactga
- the inppl1b gene encoding inositol polyphosphate phosphatase-like 1b isoform X1, whose product MATAPWYHRDISRVHAEDLLARAGRDGSYLIRDSESVPGAFALCLLFQRHVHTYRILPDADGLLAVQTTQGVQVNCFRTLEDLVWGYQHPHKGLVTPLLYPVPRDTDTGDESSDDEKPPPVPASVSTASITGPPVKPAPHAMFLEKLKNLNTSNTAAEVIGLLGDYLFSELPLDIENVHKGATTLYHLKCTLGAACQGLNSEIDLTLSSLETLAKVFDHPSCSLTPTKPQSPEMEFDSLLCKISALISLLSSLEKKVLKALQDAVTNHNLAVQPSPSPPEPNPTTVTPARNNTRQLPVHSFQVKIVRYGRQTVSVDVDTGVLLFDRKAGSFGIERITHDRILQIVKFQSSPAKVRLVVDSHHNTPQDMTFESPRKCDSFCHLLLLMKSRHSQWSEPDVVSVFVGTWNMGGSPPPRSLQSWVTCCGLGHTPDESTALLPHDIYALGTQENPQGEKEWTEHIKATLRSYTQIEFKQVAVQSLWNMRLAVFVKPEHESRISHVNTASVKTGLGNTLGNKGAVGVSLQFSGTSFGFVNCHLTSGSEKVIRRNQNFVDILRLLSLGDKQLSAFDISMRFTHLFWCGDLNYRLDLDVQDILKHVSKREFEELMCADQLTRERQKKKAFPNFKEEKITFPPTYRYERGSRDCYLWQKYKTSGVRVNVPSWCDRILWKSYPETHIICTAYGCTDDIFTSDHSPVFATFQVGVMTPCSSKTDSNPSVERAWIELEGIEAIVKTASKAKFFIEFHSSCLEETRRSSENDSQSCDVPGFLKLGWSFKQLPKLFPVMSDMEHLQGQHLLFSVKSCDGFESYGECCVALRSLTGASEQFETFLSHRGEEMGSIRGRVRVHVPKERRATRQKIYELFSFEKNDKGAGRGQMSSATARIPVTRPSGVPLKLTPSSYTNPAYFIFEGISVPRRAEEVLPQRRDPQVIWSGNEALQLPKVSGRQGFDKRPCHRSDFTEIEIPAILPQCTPARDIHTSPTNSSYQLFPAKNPSPIPPPSCNAIPQYQERTSQPREKYQGKVNYVQDSVQPECNVRNLYMNHSAVIRDKVRRDHIQPLPAGANAIQAAKSSALPYNPTHLAHHQGSVPWLVEKQSPGPTGDNSLTALQIAKSLSEVDFFPLVQRGPSILGPSMHGDRNYSWEKEVSVLKCAPETVRELLSTLGLQKYTLGLSLNGWDDLDYFSGITEEDLCAAGVANPSHRRRILENLPRNWN is encoded by the exons ATGGCTACGGCACCATGGTATCATCGTGACATCAGTCGTGTGCATGCAGAAGACTTGTTGGCACGGGCAGGGAGGGATGGCAGCTACCTTATAAGAGACAGTGAATCTGTGCCAGGAGCCTTTGCATTGTGCCTGCT GTTTCAACGTCATGTTCACACATATCGTATTCTTCCAGATGCAGATGGTCTTCTTGCAGTTCAG ACGACACAGGGGGTGCAGGTAAACTGTTTCCGGACACTGGAGGACTTGGTTTGGGGGTATCAGCACCCCCACAAAGGCCTGGTCACTCCTCTTCTCTATCCTGTTCCCCGTGATACAGACACAGGGGATGAGAGCTCAG ACGATGAGAAGCCACCTCCTGTTCCTGCCTCTGTCAGCACAGCATCTATTACAGGACCACCAGTAAAACCAGCCCCTCATGCCATGTTCCTGGAGAAGCTGAAAAACCTGAATACATCCAA taCAGCAGCCGAGGTGATTGGCCTTCTCGGTGACTACCTCTTCAGTGAGCTGCCTCTTGATATTGAAAATGTGCATAAAGGAGCAACAACCTTGTACCACCTCAAGTGTACTCTGGGAGCTGCCTGCCAAGGCTTAAACAG TGAGATTGATTTGACTCTCTCAAGTCTGGAAACATTGGCCAAAGTCTTCGACCACCCTAGCTGCTCTTTAACACCCACAAAGCCACAG AGTCCAGAGATGGAGTTTGACAGCCTGTTGTGCAAGATCTCAGCCTTGATCAGCCTCCTTTCTTCATTGGAGAAGAAG gttttaaaagcattacaagATGCAGTGACCAATCACAATCTGGCAGTGCAGCCGAGCCCATCCCCTCCTGAACCAAACCCCACCACTGTAACACCTGCAAGGAACAACACCAGACAGCTGCCTGTCCACTCCTTTCAG GTAAAGATAGTGAGGTATGGCAGGCAAACTGTTTCTGTGGATGTGGACACAGGAGTGCTGCTTTTTGACAGGAAGGCTGGCTCGTTTGGTATTGAGAGGATCACGCATGACAGAA TTCTTCAGATTGTCAAGTTCCAGAGCAGTCCAGCCAAGGTTCGATTGGTGGTTGACAGTCACCACAACACACCACAGGACATGACGTTTGAAAGTCCTCGG AAATGTGACTCCTTCTGCCACCTGCTTCTACTGATGAAGTCCAGGCACTCTCAGTGGAGTGAGCCGGATGTGGTCTCTGTGTTTGTTGGCACATGGAATATGG GTGGTTCTCCTCCCCCTCGAAGCCTGCAATCCTGGGTGACCTGCTgtggtttgggacacacccctGATGAGTCGACAGCTTTGCTCCCTCATGACATCTATGCACTGGGGACTCAGGAAAACCCTCAGGGGGAAAAAGAGTGGACCGAACATATCAAAGCAACCCTTCGCAGCTATACTCAGATTGAGTTCAAACAG GTGGCAGTGCAATCCCTCTGGAATATGAGGCTTGCTGTGTTTGTAAAGCCGGAGCATGAGAGTCGCATCAGCCATGTGAACACAGCCAGCGTGAAGACTGGACTGGGAAACACATTGG GAAACAAGGGAGCAGTCGGGGTCTCCCTCCAGTTCAGTGGGACATCTTTTGGCTTTGTTAACTGCCACCTGACATCTGGGAGCGAGAAAGTAATAAG GAGGAATCAGAACTTTGTGGATATCCTCAGACTGCTCTCTCTGGGTGACAAACAGCTTAGTGCCTTTGACATCAGTATGCGCTTCACTCATCTCTTCTGGTGTGGAGATCTCAACTACAGGCTTGACTTGGACGTACAG GACATCCTGAAACATGTATCCAAAAGAGAATTTGAGGAGCTCATGTGTGCAGACCAGCTGACCCGAGAAcgacaaaagaaaaaggcctTTCCTAATTTCA AGGAAGAGAAGATCACATTTCCACCCACTTATCGGTATGAAAGGGGCTCTCGAGACTGCTACCTTTGGCAAAAATACAAGACGTCAGGG GTGCGGGTCAATGTTCCGTCATGGTGTGACAGGATTCTGTGGAAGTCCTACCCTGAAACACACATCATCTGCACTGCATATG GTTGCACAGACGACATCTTCACAAGTGATCACTCACCTGTTTTTGCCACTTTCCAAGTGGGAGTGATGACACCATGCAGCTCCAAAACAG ATTCAAACCCCAGTGTGGAGAGGGCCTGGATTGAGCTTGAAGGCATCGAGGCCATAGTAAAGACAGCGAGCAAGGCTAAGTTCTTCATCGAGTTTCACTCATCGTGCCTTGAAG AGACGCGACGCTCCAGTGAGAATGACTCACAGAGCTGTGATGTACCAGGGTTTCTTAAACTAGGCTGGTCCTTCAAACAGCTACCAAAG CTTTTTCCAGTTATGTCTGACATGGAGCATCTTCAGGGCCAACACCTGCTGTTTTCTGTAAAGTCCTGTGATGGGTTTGAGTCATACG GTGAATGTTGTGTAGCGCTGCGCTCGCTGACTGGTGCGTCAGAGCAATTTGAGACATTTTTGAGTCACCGAGGTGAGGAGATGGGCTCCATACGAGGACGGGTCAGAGTCCATGTGCCCAAAGAAAGACGGGCAACGCGGCAGAAGATCTATG AGTTGTTCTCTTTTGAGAAAAATGATAAAGGTGCTGGGAGGGGACAAATGTCTTCTGCAACAGCACGGATCCCAGTAACCAG GCCCTCTGGAGTCCCTCTTAAACTTACTCCAAGCAGCTACACCAACCCTGCCTACTTCATCTTTGAAGGCATATCAGTCCCACGCAGAGCGGAGGAGGTTCTTCCCCAGCGAAGAGACCCTCAGGTGATCTGGTCCGGTAATGAGGCCTTGCAGCTCCCAAAAGTCTCAGGTCGTCAGGGCTTTGACAAGAGACCCTGTCACAGATCAGACTTTACAGAAATAGAAATTCCAGCCATTCTGCCTCAGTGCACACCAGCCAGAGACATCCATACATCCCCAACCAACTCTTCCTATCAGCTTTTCCCAGCCAAAAACCCATCTCCAATCCCTCCACCCTCATGTAATGCCATCCCACAGTACCAAGAGCGGACTTCTCAGCCTAGAGAAAAATACCAAGGAAAAGTAAATTATGTTCAAGACTCTGTCCAACCTGAATGCAATGTTAGGAACTTGTACATGAATCACTCAGCAGTCATCAGGGATAAAGTCAGAAGGGATCATATCCAGCCTCTTCCAGCAGGAGCCAATGCTATCCAAGCAGCCAAGTCATCAGCTCTTCCCTACAATCCCACTCACTTGGCACACCATCAGGGCTCTGTTCCCTGGCTTGTTGAAAAGCAGTCACCTGGACCCACAGGAGACAACTCCCTCACTGCTTTGCAGATTGCCAAGTCCCTCAGTGAAGTTGACTTCTTCCCTTTAGTGCAGAGAGGTCCATCGATACTCGGCCCTTCAATGCATGGAGACAGAAACTACAGCTGGGAAAAAGAG GTGTCCGTCCTCAAATGTGCACCAGAGACTGTGCGGGAGCTTCTTAGTACTCTGGGTCTTCAAAAATACACTCTGGGACTTAGCCTTAATGGCTGGGATGATCTGGACTATTTCAG TGGCATCACTGAAGAGGATCTGTGTGCTGCAGGAGTAGCAAACCCTTCACACCGACGCAGGATCCTGGAGAACCTACCCAGGAATTGGaactga
- the inppl1b gene encoding inositol polyphosphate phosphatase-like 1b isoform X3, whose protein sequence is MEFDSLLCKISALISLLSSLEKKVLKALQDAVTNHNLAVQPSPSPPEPNPTTVTPARNNTRQLPVHSFQVKIVRYGRQTVSVDVDTGVLLFDRKAGSFGIERITHDRILQIVKFQSSPAKVRLVVDSHHNTPQDMTFESPRKCDSFCHLLLLMKSRHSQWSEPDVVSVFVGTWNMGGSPPPRSLQSWVTCCGLGHTPDESTALLPHDIYALGTQENPQGEKEWTEHIKATLRSYTQIEFKQVAVQSLWNMRLAVFVKPEHESRISHVNTASVKTGLGNTLGNKGAVGVSLQFSGTSFGFVNCHLTSGSEKVIRRNQNFVDILRLLSLGDKQLSAFDISMRFTHLFWCGDLNYRLDLDVQDILKHVSKREFEELMCADQLTRERQKKKAFPNFKEEKITFPPTYRYERGSRDCYLWQKYKTSGVRVNVPSWCDRILWKSYPETHIICTAYGCTDDIFTSDHSPVFATFQVGVMTPCSSKTDSNPSVERAWIELEGIEAIVKTASKAKFFIEFHSSCLEETRRSSENDSQSCDVPGFLKLGWSFKQLPKLFPVMSDMEHLQGQHLLFSVKSCDGFESYGECCVALRSLTGASEQFETFLSHRGEEMGSIRGRVRVHVPKERRATRQKIYELFSFEKNDKGAGRGQMSSATARIPVTRPSGVPLKLTPSSYTNPAYFIFEGISVPRRAEEVLPQRRDPQVIWSGNEALQLPKVSGRQGFDKRPCHRSDFTEIEIPAILPQCTPARDIHTSPTNSSYQLFPAKNPSPIPPPSCNAIPQYQERTSQPREKYQGKVNYVQDSVQPECNVRNLYMNHSAVIRDKVRRDHIQPLPAGANAIQAAKSSALPYNPTHLAHHQGSVPWLVEKQSPGPTGDNSLTALQIAKSLSEVDFFPLVQRGPSILGPSMHGDRNYSWEKEVSVLKCAPETVRELLSTLGLQKYTLGLSLNGWDDLDYFSGITEEDLCAAGVANPSHRRRILENLPRNWN, encoded by the exons ATGGAGTTTGACAGCCTGTTGTGCAAGATCTCAGCCTTGATCAGCCTCCTTTCTTCATTGGAGAAGAAG gttttaaaagcattacaagATGCAGTGACCAATCACAATCTGGCAGTGCAGCCGAGCCCATCCCCTCCTGAACCAAACCCCACCACTGTAACACCTGCAAGGAACAACACCAGACAGCTGCCTGTCCACTCCTTTCAG GTAAAGATAGTGAGGTATGGCAGGCAAACTGTTTCTGTGGATGTGGACACAGGAGTGCTGCTTTTTGACAGGAAGGCTGGCTCGTTTGGTATTGAGAGGATCACGCATGACAGAA TTCTTCAGATTGTCAAGTTCCAGAGCAGTCCAGCCAAGGTTCGATTGGTGGTTGACAGTCACCACAACACACCACAGGACATGACGTTTGAAAGTCCTCGG AAATGTGACTCCTTCTGCCACCTGCTTCTACTGATGAAGTCCAGGCACTCTCAGTGGAGTGAGCCGGATGTGGTCTCTGTGTTTGTTGGCACATGGAATATGG GTGGTTCTCCTCCCCCTCGAAGCCTGCAATCCTGGGTGACCTGCTgtggtttgggacacacccctGATGAGTCGACAGCTTTGCTCCCTCATGACATCTATGCACTGGGGACTCAGGAAAACCCTCAGGGGGAAAAAGAGTGGACCGAACATATCAAAGCAACCCTTCGCAGCTATACTCAGATTGAGTTCAAACAG GTGGCAGTGCAATCCCTCTGGAATATGAGGCTTGCTGTGTTTGTAAAGCCGGAGCATGAGAGTCGCATCAGCCATGTGAACACAGCCAGCGTGAAGACTGGACTGGGAAACACATTGG GAAACAAGGGAGCAGTCGGGGTCTCCCTCCAGTTCAGTGGGACATCTTTTGGCTTTGTTAACTGCCACCTGACATCTGGGAGCGAGAAAGTAATAAG GAGGAATCAGAACTTTGTGGATATCCTCAGACTGCTCTCTCTGGGTGACAAACAGCTTAGTGCCTTTGACATCAGTATGCGCTTCACTCATCTCTTCTGGTGTGGAGATCTCAACTACAGGCTTGACTTGGACGTACAG GACATCCTGAAACATGTATCCAAAAGAGAATTTGAGGAGCTCATGTGTGCAGACCAGCTGACCCGAGAAcgacaaaagaaaaaggcctTTCCTAATTTCA AGGAAGAGAAGATCACATTTCCACCCACTTATCGGTATGAAAGGGGCTCTCGAGACTGCTACCTTTGGCAAAAATACAAGACGTCAGGG GTGCGGGTCAATGTTCCGTCATGGTGTGACAGGATTCTGTGGAAGTCCTACCCTGAAACACACATCATCTGCACTGCATATG GTTGCACAGACGACATCTTCACAAGTGATCACTCACCTGTTTTTGCCACTTTCCAAGTGGGAGTGATGACACCATGCAGCTCCAAAACAG ATTCAAACCCCAGTGTGGAGAGGGCCTGGATTGAGCTTGAAGGCATCGAGGCCATAGTAAAGACAGCGAGCAAGGCTAAGTTCTTCATCGAGTTTCACTCATCGTGCCTTGAAG AGACGCGACGCTCCAGTGAGAATGACTCACAGAGCTGTGATGTACCAGGGTTTCTTAAACTAGGCTGGTCCTTCAAACAGCTACCAAAG CTTTTTCCAGTTATGTCTGACATGGAGCATCTTCAGGGCCAACACCTGCTGTTTTCTGTAAAGTCCTGTGATGGGTTTGAGTCATACG GTGAATGTTGTGTAGCGCTGCGCTCGCTGACTGGTGCGTCAGAGCAATTTGAGACATTTTTGAGTCACCGAGGTGAGGAGATGGGCTCCATACGAGGACGGGTCAGAGTCCATGTGCCCAAAGAAAGACGGGCAACGCGGCAGAAGATCTATG AGTTGTTCTCTTTTGAGAAAAATGATAAAGGTGCTGGGAGGGGACAAATGTCTTCTGCAACAGCACGGATCCCAGTAACCAG GCCCTCTGGAGTCCCTCTTAAACTTACTCCAAGCAGCTACACCAACCCTGCCTACTTCATCTTTGAAGGCATATCAGTCCCACGCAGAGCGGAGGAGGTTCTTCCCCAGCGAAGAGACCCTCAGGTGATCTGGTCCGGTAATGAGGCCTTGCAGCTCCCAAAAGTCTCAGGTCGTCAGGGCTTTGACAAGAGACCCTGTCACAGATCAGACTTTACAGAAATAGAAATTCCAGCCATTCTGCCTCAGTGCACACCAGCCAGAGACATCCATACATCCCCAACCAACTCTTCCTATCAGCTTTTCCCAGCCAAAAACCCATCTCCAATCCCTCCACCCTCATGTAATGCCATCCCACAGTACCAAGAGCGGACTTCTCAGCCTAGAGAAAAATACCAAGGAAAAGTAAATTATGTTCAAGACTCTGTCCAACCTGAATGCAATGTTAGGAACTTGTACATGAATCACTCAGCAGTCATCAGGGATAAAGTCAGAAGGGATCATATCCAGCCTCTTCCAGCAGGAGCCAATGCTATCCAAGCAGCCAAGTCATCAGCTCTTCCCTACAATCCCACTCACTTGGCACACCATCAGGGCTCTGTTCCCTGGCTTGTTGAAAAGCAGTCACCTGGACCCACAGGAGACAACTCCCTCACTGCTTTGCAGATTGCCAAGTCCCTCAGTGAAGTTGACTTCTTCCCTTTAGTGCAGAGAGGTCCATCGATACTCGGCCCTTCAATGCATGGAGACAGAAACTACAGCTGGGAAAAAGAG GTGTCCGTCCTCAAATGTGCACCAGAGACTGTGCGGGAGCTTCTTAGTACTCTGGGTCTTCAAAAATACACTCTGGGACTTAGCCTTAATGGCTGGGATGATCTGGACTATTTCAG TGGCATCACTGAAGAGGATCTGTGTGCTGCAGGAGTAGCAAACCCTTCACACCGACGCAGGATCCTGGAGAACCTACCCAGGAATTGGaactga